A window from Bacteroidota bacterium encodes these proteins:
- a CDS encoding glycine--tRNA ligase — protein MAQVSSSQALLEKIVSLAKRRGFIFQSSEIYGGLNGCWDFGPLGVEMLRNVKNAWWQSMTQRGDIEGIDASILMHPRVWEASGHVQNFSDPMVDCRECKMRYRVDHLFSEMSEKRLRAISKATQLEGILAKTLNMQSQDVTKDQLAEILLGMIEKSDTLFSDLVEKELVACPNCGRVKTLTPPRNFNLMFETHIGPVKDDTNAVFLRPETAQGIFVNFLNVMQSSRQKIPFGICQIGKSFRNEINTKNFLFRTREFEQMEMQFFCKKGTDEQFFEDWRETRWNWWQSLGMPAEKMRFKPHEKLAHYAKAAGDIEFLFPFGFGEIEGIHNRTDFDLTRHTEFSGKSLQVHDEVTKEKYTPYVVETAAGATRGFMALLCNAYEEEQVEGEQRVVMRLHPSIAPIKVAVLPLVNKEGMPEIAQKLEKDLRKSMKSFYDDSGAVGRRYRRMDEIGTPFAVTIDSDTLVDQTVTIRERDSMQQIRIASDKVREYISQRVR, from the coding sequence GTGGCTCAGGTATCTTCTTCACAGGCGCTGCTCGAAAAGATCGTTTCTCTCGCGAAGCGGCGCGGGTTTATTTTTCAATCGTCCGAAATATATGGCGGCTTGAATGGCTGCTGGGATTTCGGCCCGCTCGGCGTCGAAATGCTGCGCAACGTGAAGAACGCGTGGTGGCAGTCGATGACGCAGCGCGGCGACATCGAAGGCATCGATGCGTCCATCCTTATGCACCCGCGTGTGTGGGAGGCTTCCGGGCACGTGCAGAATTTCTCTGACCCGATGGTCGATTGCCGTGAGTGCAAAATGCGCTACCGCGTCGATCATCTCTTCAGCGAGATGTCGGAGAAACGGCTGCGCGCCATCTCCAAAGCGACCCAGCTCGAAGGCATTCTCGCCAAGACGCTGAACATGCAGTCGCAGGACGTGACCAAGGACCAGCTCGCGGAAATCCTGCTGGGTATGATTGAGAAGAGTGATACACTATTCTCCGACCTGGTCGAGAAAGAGTTGGTGGCCTGTCCGAATTGCGGCAGAGTCAAGACGCTCACCCCGCCGCGCAATTTCAATCTCATGTTCGAGACACATATCGGCCCTGTCAAGGATGACACGAATGCTGTCTTTTTGCGCCCGGAGACGGCGCAGGGGATCTTCGTAAATTTCCTGAACGTGATGCAGTCCTCGCGGCAGAAGATTCCGTTTGGCATTTGCCAGATCGGAAAGTCCTTCCGCAACGAGATCAATACGAAGAACTTCCTCTTCCGCACGCGCGAGTTCGAGCAAATGGAGATGCAGTTCTTCTGCAAGAAGGGCACCGACGAGCAGTTCTTCGAAGACTGGCGCGAGACGCGCTGGAACTGGTGGCAATCGCTCGGAATGCCGGCGGAGAAGATGCGCTTTAAGCCACACGAGAAGCTCGCACACTATGCCAAGGCTGCGGGCGATATCGAGTTTCTATTCCCATTCGGGTTTGGCGAGATTGAAGGTATCCACAATCGTACCGATTTTGATTTAACACGGCACACCGAGTTCTCCGGCAAGAGCCTGCAGGTGCATGACGAAGTGACGAAAGAGAAGTATACGCCGTACGTTGTCGAGACTGCCGCCGGCGCCACGCGTGGTTTCATGGCGCTGCTTTGTAATGCCTACGAGGAGGAACAGGTCGAGGGCGAGCAGCGAGTGGTAATGCGCTTGCATCCATCCATCGCACCGATCAAAGTTGCCGTGCTGCCGCTCGTGAATAAGGAGGGTATGCCGGAGATTGCGCAAAAATTAGAAAAAGACCTTCGCAAGTCGATGAAGTCATTCTACGACGATTCCGGAGCCGTCGGCCGCCGCTACCGCCGCATGGATGAGATCGGCACGCCCTTCGCTGTCACGATCGATTCCGATACGCTGGTGGATCAGACTGTGACAATTCGCGAGCGGGATTCGATGCAGCAGATTAGAATTGCTTCAGACAAGGTGCGCGAGTACATTTCCCAGCGGGTTCGATAG
- a CDS encoding T9SS type A sorting domain-containing protein — protein sequence MRAIEHALSDRTDAPAGHDAKGIMLPEGLTWDGTIGSGPNSPNGGSVRCFASDGDDLYIGGDFLDLDTVRASYVVHYNRATKILNAMDLGLGDIVQTLAVHNGKLYAGGHFIHAGSSNSVVNHIAVWDGTKWSSLGGGIDGYVNALTFIGDTLYAGGNFAHAGSNTAYNLASWDGTQWSEAGNGTSYPVYALLATHDSLFVGGDFQYVGSENQNTGQVANGVAMLRQNVWTTFGSGMDGSIWSLALFKGKLWAGGTFFRSSNLLYCISSWDGATWNSYGHDTIVGTNATGYVNALLAVGDTLFALGNFSSMAGVSANGIARIDAAGNVSPAEQGLFGYGMGAFVFDGKMYVGGLYTQAGGILAKHIATRSQGLWAQFGRGLGANGGWESDQVRAIAVSSRYVFIGGNFTTIAGMTCNHVAAWDKLAKQWITLGAGVDGWVSALAVQGNNLIVGGMFNHAGTVEARHIASCNITTRVWSPMGTGVMREISALATDGTNIYAPAYFEVDGIWWTNYLGKWDGSNWSVFGNGIVGYINAMCFKADTLFAGGSLLTSAGISLNDIAQLQSGTWGALNNGVSGGPVEALAVSGNKLFVGGWFTAADNQSSPAFASWDGSSWQPIGSGFDDAAEALVRDGKGGIYIGGRFSTAGSSTVNNITEWNAATSTFEPVAGGVNNTVSALAIDTGALFAGGWMSNVGPTHIPSYHIAELKGAGAGVSASASQLAQDIQIYPNPAHEGATVSLDLTSSGFVSAEVFNSLGERVTVVSYGRMEPGQHELAINTSEFPNGIYLVRISAPAGVASERLAIQK from the coding sequence ATGCGAGCCATCGAGCATGCGCTCAGCGATAGGACCGACGCTCCCGCCGGGCACGACGCCAAAGGCATTATGCTGCCCGAAGGACTCACGTGGGATGGGACCATTGGCAGCGGACCGAATAGCCCGAATGGCGGCTCCGTTCGTTGTTTTGCTTCCGATGGCGATGATCTATATATCGGCGGCGACTTCCTCGATCTCGATACCGTGCGTGCATCATACGTTGTCCACTACAATCGCGCAACGAAAATCCTTAACGCGATGGACCTCGGACTCGGGGATATCGTGCAAACATTAGCAGTCCACAATGGAAAATTGTATGCTGGAGGACATTTTATACACGCCGGATCAAGTAATTCAGTTGTCAATCACATCGCAGTTTGGGATGGGACGAAATGGAGTTCTCTCGGCGGCGGAATTGACGGGTATGTGAATGCGCTGACATTCATCGGCGATACTCTCTATGCCGGGGGCAATTTTGCCCACGCAGGAAGTAATACGGCATATAATCTCGCCTCTTGGGATGGTACTCAATGGTCTGAAGCAGGTAATGGGACCTCTTATCCTGTCTACGCACTGCTTGCAACACACGACAGTTTGTTCGTCGGCGGGGACTTCCAGTACGTAGGATCGGAAAATCAGAATACCGGCCAGGTCGCGAATGGGGTTGCAATGTTACGCCAAAACGTGTGGACTACATTCGGAAGCGGCATGGATGGCAGCATCTGGAGTCTCGCGCTATTCAAAGGCAAGCTTTGGGCTGGCGGTACATTCTTTCGAAGCAGCAACCTGCTTTATTGCATTTCCTCCTGGGATGGAGCGACCTGGAACTCGTATGGCCATGATACCATCGTTGGGACTAATGCAACAGGATACGTTAACGCTCTTCTTGCCGTCGGAGATACCCTCTTTGCTCTTGGCAATTTCAGTTCGATGGCGGGTGTCTCGGCCAATGGCATTGCGCGCATCGATGCTGCTGGAAATGTCTCACCGGCCGAACAGGGATTGTTCGGTTATGGCATGGGAGCGTTCGTCTTCGATGGAAAGATGTATGTCGGCGGACTCTATACCCAAGCGGGCGGCATATTGGCGAAGCACATCGCGACTCGATCGCAAGGCCTCTGGGCTCAATTCGGAAGGGGGCTTGGTGCGAACGGCGGTTGGGAATCCGATCAAGTGAGAGCAATTGCGGTGAGCAGCCGCTACGTTTTCATTGGAGGAAATTTCACAACAATCGCGGGTATGACCTGCAATCATGTTGCAGCGTGGGATAAATTAGCCAAACAGTGGATCACACTCGGCGCCGGTGTGGATGGATGGGTTTCCGCGTTGGCCGTCCAAGGGAATAATCTCATTGTCGGTGGGATGTTCAATCATGCCGGGACTGTCGAGGCAAGACATATCGCATCATGCAACATCACGACGAGGGTCTGGTCGCCGATGGGTACAGGCGTGATGCGCGAAATCTCGGCGCTTGCGACCGATGGTACGAATATCTATGCACCAGCGTATTTTGAAGTCGATGGAATCTGGTGGACAAATTATCTTGGCAAATGGGACGGCTCGAACTGGAGCGTGTTCGGTAACGGCATCGTCGGATATATTAACGCGATGTGCTTTAAGGCGGATACGCTTTTCGCCGGAGGAAGTCTACTGACATCAGCCGGGATTTCCCTCAATGACATTGCGCAACTTCAGTCCGGCACTTGGGGTGCGCTCAATAATGGTGTCAGCGGCGGACCCGTAGAGGCATTGGCTGTCTCCGGAAATAAGCTATTTGTCGGTGGATGGTTTACAGCGGCTGACAATCAAAGTTCACCTGCCTTCGCTTCCTGGGATGGCAGCTCCTGGCAGCCAATCGGCAGCGGGTTTGATGATGCGGCCGAGGCACTCGTTCGCGACGGCAAAGGCGGCATCTATATCGGCGGTAGGTTTAGCACAGCCGGCTCTTCGACCGTTAATAATATCACCGAATGGAATGCGGCAACATCGACATTCGAACCAGTTGCGGGAGGGGTGAACAATACCGTCTCCGCCCTCGCGATTGACACGGGTGCGCTTTTCGCCGGCGGCTGGATGTCAAATGTGGGACCAACTCATATCCCCAGCTACCATATCGCGGAGTTAAAAGGCGCGGGAGCCGGCGTTAGTGCGAGTGCTTCGCAACTCGCTCAAGATATTCAAATCTATCCCAATCCCGCACACGAGGGTGCGACGGTTTCGCTCGATCTGACGTCATCTGGCTTCGTAAGCGCCGAGGTCTTCAACTCGCTTGGCGAACGGGTGACGGTCGTATCCTATGGACGCATGGAGCCTGGTCAGCATGAGCTCGCGATTAACACGAGTGAATTTCCTAATGGCATCTACTTGGTCCGGATATCCGCACCGGCGGGCGTAGCCAGCGAACGGTTGGCGATCCAAAAATAA
- a CDS encoding PBP1A family penicillin-binding protein: MTTRRRNIYIASAAGVVLLVLLWWDVQRGLPSLAQLESPHPEIATRIISTDGEPIDQYFVKNRTNIHLRNVPPFLIKALISTEDRNFFHHWGIDLWGNVRAIGTDIFSLHAKQGASTITQQLARNLYLTQEKSILRKLREAITAVQIERNHTKNEILEMYLNVTYFGRGTYGIEAASQAYFGRDVNRLTPAQCAYLVGILKGPENYDPEDDYDNAIARRNTVLENMVNAGYLRRADAERLKKESLKTKPYVGYQGIAPHFAEMVRQQLQKMPQLAGYDIYRDGLIVYTTLNAAMQRAANRAVLEHIADYQKNVVDRGWNWAKHKAVLDSVLAKAIRNNADYHAASSDADRNKIAAALRANKDFVDSVKDEELVLQAGLVAIDQSTGEIVAMVGASNYKEVRYGLNHATQILRQPGSAFKPILYASAFEHGSTPESSVSNEPITIRSGGQNWSPHNFAGEYEGGTVSIRHAIEQSLNLSAVHTILELTSAKDVVSMAKRLGIRSNVPPYPSIALGTAEVSPLDLTAAYAVFANEGVRAEPYDIIRVEDKNGKVLYEHKPEFENVLDPKICRELTSALQGVILRGTATRVLNYFRYPAAGKTGTTQNYADAWFMGYTPQYTAGVWVGFDDKRITFNSSNGQGGRAAAPIWGKFMKYAYDAVRPKIEYFNTGYPGAPQAAPDTTKRDSLGQVQITKIDSMRKPVEY, translated from the coding sequence GTGACTACACGTCGTCGAAACATATACATCGCATCCGCAGCCGGAGTTGTGCTGCTCGTTCTTCTATGGTGGGATGTCCAGCGCGGCCTGCCGAGCCTTGCGCAACTCGAAAGTCCTCACCCGGAAATTGCCACGCGCATCATCTCGACGGACGGTGAGCCGATCGATCAATACTTTGTCAAGAACCGGACGAATATTCATCTGCGCAACGTTCCGCCGTTTCTCATCAAGGCGCTGATTTCTACGGAGGACCGCAATTTCTTCCATCATTGGGGCATTGACCTTTGGGGTAATGTTCGCGCAATCGGCACTGATATCTTTTCGCTGCATGCCAAGCAGGGCGCGAGTACGATCACGCAGCAGCTTGCACGGAATCTCTATCTGACTCAAGAAAAATCGATCCTTCGCAAGTTGCGTGAGGCAATCACTGCGGTGCAGATCGAGCGCAACCATACGAAGAATGAGATATTGGAAATGTATCTCAATGTCACCTACTTTGGCCGTGGTACCTACGGCATCGAGGCCGCGAGTCAAGCGTACTTTGGTCGGGATGTGAACCGGCTCACACCGGCTCAATGTGCTTATCTTGTCGGCATTCTGAAAGGGCCAGAGAATTACGACCCGGAAGATGACTATGACAATGCGATCGCACGCCGCAACACTGTACTCGAAAACATGGTGAACGCCGGCTATCTTCGCCGTGCCGATGCGGAGCGGCTCAAAAAGGAGTCGTTAAAAACGAAACCTTATGTTGGTTACCAAGGTATCGCCCCGCATTTTGCCGAGATGGTTCGCCAGCAGCTCCAGAAGATGCCGCAATTGGCTGGCTATGATATTTATCGCGACGGACTGATCGTCTATACCACGCTGAACGCTGCAATGCAGCGCGCCGCAAACCGTGCGGTGCTCGAGCATATCGCGGATTATCAAAAGAACGTCGTCGATCGTGGTTGGAATTGGGCCAAGCACAAGGCTGTGCTCGATTCCGTACTGGCGAAAGCCATTCGCAACAACGCAGATTATCATGCGGCTTCGTCGGATGCCGATCGCAACAAGATTGCAGCCGCGTTGAGGGCGAACAAGGATTTTGTCGATAGTGTCAAGGATGAAGAACTTGTGCTCCAGGCAGGCCTGGTCGCGATCGATCAATCCACAGGCGAGATCGTAGCCATGGTCGGCGCATCGAACTATAAGGAAGTCCGCTACGGACTGAACCATGCTACGCAGATACTTCGACAGCCGGGCAGCGCGTTCAAACCGATTCTGTACGCTTCAGCATTCGAGCACGGATCCACTCCCGAATCGAGTGTCTCCAATGAACCGATTACAATCCGCAGCGGTGGACAGAACTGGTCGCCGCACAATTTTGCGGGAGAATATGAAGGCGGTACAGTCAGTATCCGTCACGCCATCGAGCAGTCCCTGAATCTTTCCGCGGTCCATACGATCCTGGAGTTGACCTCCGCCAAGGACGTTGTGAGCATGGCGAAGCGGTTAGGGATTCGGTCGAATGTCCCACCATATCCTTCGATCGCGTTGGGGACCGCTGAGGTGAGTCCACTCGATCTCACTGCTGCATACGCGGTCTTTGCGAACGAAGGCGTGCGAGCCGAACCCTATGATATTATTCGAGTCGAAGATAAGAACGGCAAGGTGCTCTATGAACATAAACCGGAGTTTGAGAACGTACTCGACCCAAAAATCTGCCGCGAACTGACATCCGCTCTTCAGGGTGTGATCCTTCGCGGCACAGCTACCCGCGTGTTGAATTACTTCCGCTATCCCGCCGCTGGAAAGACGGGCACGACTCAGAACTATGCCGACGCTTGGTTCATGGGTTATACACCGCAGTACACGGCTGGCGTTTGGGTTGGGTTTGATGACAAGCGGATCACGTTCAACAGCTCGAACGGTCAGGGTGGCCGCGCCGCCGCACCGATCTGGGGCAAGTTTATGAAGTACGCCTACGACGCCGTGCGTCCGAAGATCGAATACTTCAATACAGGTTATCCCGGAGCGCCTCAAGCTGCGCCGGACACGACCAAGCGCGATTCACTGGGTCAGGTGCAGATTACGAAGATTGACTCGATGCGGAAACCGGTGGAGTATTAG
- a CDS encoding TrmH family RNA methyltransferase — MPHITKSTYDEIQQHRLTEAAAQASTQRLPIIAILEDIRSLYNVGSIFRTSDGAHIEALYTVGYTPHPPRKEIDKTALGATRTVPHQHFATIQEAVASVRGVDHPPAPSYSASLHRRRSPKIAALEIASNSRSVFDLTPMDFPLAIIIGNEITGVSQEALALADFALEIPMLGAKHSLNVAVAYGVALFECVRVIQTVESPLSGR; from the coding sequence ATGCCCCACATCACCAAATCTACCTACGACGAAATCCAGCAGCACCGGCTGACCGAAGCGGCTGCGCAAGCCTCGACGCAAAGGCTTCCGATTATCGCAATTCTCGAAGACATCCGCAGTCTTTATAACGTCGGCTCGATCTTTCGCACGTCCGATGGCGCGCATATCGAAGCGCTATACACGGTCGGCTATACGCCGCACCCGCCACGCAAGGAGATCGATAAGACGGCGCTCGGCGCCACGCGGACTGTGCCGCACCAGCATTTCGCGACAATTCAGGAGGCAGTCGCATCCGTTCGCGGGGTCGACCATCCCCCAGCCCCCTCCTATTCCGCTTCGCTTCATAGGAGGAGGAGTCCTAAGATTGCTGCACTTGAAATCGCGAGCAATAGTCGCTCCGTGTTCGATCTCACGCCGATGGATTTCCCGCTCGCGATCATCATCGGCAATGAAATCACCGGCGTGAGCCAGGAGGCGTTGGCGCTTGCGGATTTTGCGCTCGAGATTCCGATGTTGGGTGCAAAGCACTCGCTGAATGTCGCTGTGGCATACGGCGTAGCACTCTTCGAGTGCGTGCGGGTCATCCAGACGGTGGAATCCCCGCTTTCCGGCAGATAG